The genomic region CAAGGTCGACGACCTGCTGCCCTGGCGCTGGAACGGGTAGCGGTCAGCCCAAACGCTTACGGAATGTCAGCCCAGGGCGCCCCCGTTCGCAACCGCCAGATGATGCCGTTCAACACCTCTGCTCATCCCGCTTCACCCCTAGCAATGCGTTGATCCTCCTTTGGTTGCGCCTGGGCACACGGTCTTCTGCATCACCGCAACCTCGGGATGGAACATAGCCATCGCGACGGCGCCAAGACAACGATCGAGACAATCGCCCGTCTCCCGCCCAGCCGCGGCAGCCATGCCCGGCTATCGCCTAAACGGCATGCCGCTGGCCATCGCGGCCATCGCGGGCAGGGAGACGGACTGGCCCGCGTCCCACTTCTGGCGGCACAGGTTGATTTCGCCGAGCCGAATAATCTGACACCATTCATTGGTAACGAAAGGATACACTCTCTGTTCCCGGCTGGTGATGCAGAACCTGCGACTACCGATGCTGGTCCTGGTACAATCGACCGGGCAGCGATTTGGGCCTCGGTTTTAGGGGCTATTACCTGATCGGGCGAAACTGATCTGCCTGCAGACCCGGGGCGGGCACAGCACCGACGGGCTCTGGCGCCGGCAGCCGGTCCGGCAGGGCCGAAAGCCACCGGCGGTCCGTGCCTTCCGCCCGAAGCCTGGCTCGCGTCCGCCGAATGGCGCGACGGGTGACCGCCCCGGACGCGCTAGCTCTCGCCTCGTCGGGTGACACCGCCAGCCACGGGTCGCGCGCACCCGAACTCCGGACCTGCCCCGCTGCTATGTGCCGCAGCACTGAGCGGCGGTGGGCTTCGGGCCGCCAGGCTCGATCAGGGCGATGGCCTGTTGCGCCATCATGCATTCCTCGTTGGCGGGGATGACCAGGGTGCGGAACCGGCCCAGCGGCGCCATGCGGCGCAGGATCGCCGCGCGCACGGGGGTCGCGTTCTCGCCGATGCCGCCGGTGAAGACCATGGCGTCGATGCCGCCCAGCGACACCGCCAGCGCCGCCGCGGCCTGGGCGCATTTCATCGCGAAGAAGTCCAGCGCGAAGCGCGATGCCTCGGTGCCGTCCGCAAGCAGCGCCGCCACGTCGTTCGACCGGCCCGACAGGCCCATCAGGCCGGAGCGGTTGTAGATCAGGTCCTCGATCTCTTCCGGGGCCATGCCGAAGCTGCGCTGCAGAAGCAGGATGGCCCCGGGATCGACGGCGCCCGAGCGCGTGCCCATCGGCACCCCGTCTACCGCCGTCATGCCCATTGTGGTGTCGACGCTGCGCCCGGCCCGCATGGCGCAAAGGCTGGCGCCGTTGCCCAGATGCGCGGCGACGACGCGGCCCCGGTGCAGGTCGGGGTGCTGCTCGGCCAGCACCTGCGACAGCCATTGATA from Paracoccus aminovorans harbors:
- a CDS encoding acetate/propionate family kinase, whose protein sequence is MIPTILTLNAGSSSLKFRVFARDGLALLARGAVSRIGGAAELTATLTGAPQTRRALPPGADHAAALQALLDFIDAHDDGWSMQAVAHRIVHGGTEYDRATLVTPQVLEDLRTLIPLAPLHQPHGLAAIAASRRLVGDVPDVVCFDTAFHVGRDPLFTHFALPPEYHDRGVRRYGFHGLSYQWLSQVLAEQHPDLHRGRVVAAHLGNGASLCAMRAGRSVDTTMGMTAVDGVPMGTRSGAVDPGAILLLQRSFGMAPEEIEDLIYNRSGLMGLSGRSNDVAALLADGTEASRFALDFFAMKCAQAAAALAVSLGGIDAMVFTGGIGENATPVRAAILRRMAPLGRFRTLVIPANEECMMAQQAIALIEPGGPKPTAAQCCGT